The Paenibacillus thermoaerophilus genome includes a window with the following:
- a CDS encoding anhydro-N-acetylmuramic acid kinase, translating to MIGDYAAKPEKLVIGLMSGTSLDGVDAAVVRIAGFGPDTKADLVRFYSRPYDDILRERLKRLCTREHSDVSQVCAMNFYMAELFADAAREAASEAGISLADIDLVASHGQTVWHIPADDPADEFGPRSTLQIGDLSVLAKLTGRLTVGDFRPADIAVGGQGAPLTPYGDYILFRSETVGRVVQNVGGIGNCAVLPAGGGPESVFAFDTGPGNMLIDQVVYSLSEGRLIYDEGGRWAREGRADEALLGELMRHPYFSQEPPKTTGRELFGPAYARAFMDRAREQGLGDADIVATATAFTARTIARGYRDFVFPRCAVGEVIITGGGAHNRTLLEMLSGLLPEQRVTNSRALGYDDDAKEAMIFAILGNDFMHGIANNLPSATGASRPTVMGKLALPW from the coding sequence ATGATTGGAGATTACGCGGCGAAGCCTGAGAAGCTGGTGATCGGGCTCATGTCGGGCACGTCGCTGGACGGCGTCGACGCCGCCGTCGTGCGCATCGCCGGCTTCGGCCCGGACACGAAGGCGGACCTCGTCCGCTTCTACAGCCGGCCCTATGACGACATCCTGCGGGAACGGCTGAAGCGGCTGTGCACCCGGGAGCATTCGGACGTCTCGCAGGTGTGCGCCATGAATTTCTATATGGCGGAGTTATTCGCGGATGCGGCGCGCGAAGCGGCGTCGGAAGCGGGAATCAGCCTCGCCGACATCGATCTCGTCGCGTCGCACGGCCAGACGGTGTGGCATATTCCCGCGGACGATCCCGCGGATGAGTTCGGGCCCCGGTCGACGCTGCAGATCGGCGACCTGTCGGTGCTCGCCAAGTTGACCGGCCGGCTGACGGTGGGCGATTTCCGCCCGGCGGATATAGCTGTGGGGGGACAGGGGGCGCCGCTCACGCCGTACGGCGACTACATCCTGTTCCGCAGCGAGACCGTGGGCCGGGTCGTGCAGAACGTCGGCGGCATCGGCAACTGCGCGGTATTGCCGGCGGGCGGGGGACCGGAGAGCGTGTTCGCGTTCGACACCGGCCCCGGCAACATGCTGATCGACCAAGTGGTCTACAGCTTGTCGGAGGGGCGGCTGATCTACGACGAAGGCGGCCGCTGGGCCCGGGAAGGCCGGGCGGACGAAGCGCTGCTGGGCGAGCTGATGCGCCACCCTTACTTCTCGCAGGAGCCGCCCAAGACGACGGGCCGGGAGCTTTTCGGTCCGGCGTATGCCCGGGCGTTTATGGACCGGGCGCGGGAGCAGGGACTGGGCGACGCCGATATCGTCGCGACGGCGACGGCGTTTACGGCGCGGACGATCGCCCGCGGCTACCGGGACTTCGTGTTCCCGCGCTGCGCGGTCGGGGAAGTGATCATCACGGGAGGCGGCGCGCACAACCGGACGCTGCTGGAGATGTTAAGCGGCCTGCTGCCGGAGCAGCGGGTGACGAACTCCCGTGCGCTGGGGTACGACGACGACGCCAAGGAGGCGATGATCTTCGCCATCCTGGGCAACGATTTTATGCACGGGATCGCGAACAATCTGCCTTCCGCGACCGGGGCGTCCAGACCGACGGTGATGGGGAAGCTGGCGCTGCCTTGGTGA
- a CDS encoding exo-beta-N-acetylmuramidase NamZ family protein has translation MGRARTGLELLRDEGGFGQKLKGGRIGLVTNPTGITADFRTSVSVCAELPGVRLTTLFACEHGLYGEKQAGVRFEDGTDAETGLPVRSLYGRHKKPTPEMLAEVDAVLFDMQDIGVRFYTYLSTLLYVMQACAENGKRLVVLDRPNPLGGLRAEGGLLRPGYESMVGAWRMPIRTGLTIGETAAMANGLLGLGCELDVVPLSGWSREMDYAATGLPWIMPSPNMPTLDTVRVYPGTCLLEGTNLSEGRGTTRPFEWFGAPWLDGHRTAEALNARKLPGVHFHPVYATPAFSKHAGELCGGVRLFVTDAAAFEPVRAGLYILHTVASLYPERFEWLPPFREGMKPFVDLLAGGDEVRHAVGDEVRLRELLVRWEEEARQWQELRRDYLLY, from the coding sequence ATGGGCCGCGCCCGGACGGGGCTGGAGCTGCTGCGGGACGAGGGCGGCTTCGGCCAGAAGCTGAAGGGCGGCCGGATCGGCCTCGTGACGAATCCGACCGGCATCACAGCGGATTTCCGCACGTCGGTGTCGGTGTGCGCCGAGCTGCCGGGCGTGCGGCTGACGACGCTGTTCGCCTGTGAGCACGGCCTGTACGGCGAGAAGCAGGCGGGCGTGCGCTTCGAGGACGGCACGGACGCGGAGACCGGCCTGCCCGTGCGCAGCCTCTATGGCCGGCACAAGAAGCCGACGCCGGAGATGCTGGCTGAGGTGGATGCCGTGCTGTTCGATATGCAGGACATCGGAGTCCGCTTCTACACGTATCTCAGCACGCTGCTGTATGTGATGCAGGCCTGCGCCGAGAACGGCAAGCGCCTCGTCGTGCTCGACCGGCCGAATCCGCTGGGCGGCCTGCGGGCGGAAGGCGGCCTGCTGCGGCCGGGGTACGAATCGATGGTCGGCGCATGGCGCATGCCGATCCGCACGGGCCTGACGATCGGCGAGACGGCGGCGATGGCGAACGGGCTGCTCGGGCTCGGCTGCGAGCTGGACGTGGTCCCGCTGTCCGGCTGGAGCCGGGAGATGGATTACGCGGCCACGGGCCTGCCGTGGATCATGCCGTCCCCGAACATGCCGACGCTCGATACGGTTCGCGTCTACCCGGGAACCTGCCTGCTTGAAGGTACGAACCTGTCGGAGGGGCGGGGCACGACGCGTCCGTTCGAATGGTTCGGGGCTCCCTGGCTGGACGGACACCGGACGGCGGAGGCGCTGAACGCGCGGAAGCTGCCCGGCGTTCATTTTCACCCCGTGTACGCGACCCCGGCTTTCTCCAAGCATGCGGGCGAGCTGTGCGGCGGCGTGCGCCTGTTCGTGACCGATGCCGCCGCGTTCGAGCCCGTGCGGGCAGGGCTATACATTCTGCATACGGTGGCGAGCCTCTATCCGGAGCGGTTCGAGTGGCTGCCGCCGTTTCGGGAAGGGATGAAGCCGTTTGTCGACCTGCTGGCCGGCGGCGACGAGGTCCGGCACGCGGTCGGCGACGAGGTTCGGCTGCGGGAGCTGCTGGTCCGGTGGGAGGAGGAGGCGCGGCAGTGGCAGGAGCTGCGAAGGGACTATCTGTTGTATTGA
- a CDS encoding ABC transporter ATP-binding protein, giving the protein MARVAFQNVSKVFVDEKRGTFTAVKGSSFEIEDKEFVVFVGPSGCGKTTSLRMIAGLERQTSGDIYIGDRLVNDLHPKDRDIAMVFQDYALYPHMTIYENLSFGLRNLKKPKDYIREKVMQAASILGLEHMLERKPRELSGGQRQRVAVGRAIVRDPQVFLFDEPLSNLDAKLRVQMRVELAELHKRLEATIVYVTHDQVEAMTLGERIVVMHEGDIQQIASPKELYARPANMFVAGFIGSPAMNFMDADVQGNRVYVDGAEWTVTDAAAKALQPYDGKRVVLGIRPEHLYGEDFTLHVPHDNKLTRNVQIVEHLGAENLAYFRMGDRMVTAKLHPETHVYVGQAKTFVVDMGKAHFFDPQTQRRISLEI; this is encoded by the coding sequence ATGGCACGCGTAGCATTTCAGAACGTCTCGAAAGTGTTCGTGGACGAGAAAAGAGGAACGTTCACCGCCGTCAAAGGATCGAGTTTCGAGATCGAGGACAAGGAGTTCGTCGTTTTCGTCGGCCCGTCGGGCTGCGGCAAGACGACTTCGCTGCGGATGATCGCCGGTCTGGAGCGGCAGACGAGCGGGGACATCTACATCGGGGACCGGCTGGTGAACGACCTGCATCCGAAGGATCGGGACATCGCGATGGTGTTCCAGGATTACGCGCTGTACCCGCATATGACGATCTACGAGAACTTGTCCTTCGGGCTGCGCAACTTGAAGAAACCGAAGGATTACATCCGGGAGAAGGTCATGCAGGCCGCCTCCATCCTGGGGCTGGAGCACATGCTGGAGCGCAAGCCCCGCGAGCTGTCCGGCGGACAGCGCCAGCGGGTGGCCGTGGGCCGGGCGATCGTGCGCGACCCGCAGGTGTTCCTGTTCGACGAGCCGCTGTCCAATCTGGACGCGAAGCTGCGCGTCCAGATGCGCGTGGAGCTCGCCGAGCTGCACAAGCGGCTGGAGGCGACGATCGTCTACGTGACGCACGACCAGGTGGAAGCGATGACGCTGGGTGAACGCATCGTCGTCATGCATGAAGGCGACATCCAGCAGATTGCTTCGCCGAAGGAGCTGTACGCCCGTCCGGCCAATATGTTCGTCGCCGGTTTCATCGGCTCGCCGGCGATGAACTTCATGGACGCCGACGTGCAGGGGAACCGCGTGTACGTGGACGGGGCGGAATGGACGGTGACGGATGCGGCCGCGAAGGCGCTGCAGCCTTACGACGGCAAGCGGGTCGTGCTGGGCATCCGGCCGGAGCACCTGTACGGCGAAGATTTCACGCTGCATGTGCCGCATGACAACAAGTTGACGCGGAACGTGCAGATCGTGGAGCATCTCGGCGCCGAGAATCTGGCTTACTTCCGCATGGGCGACCGCATGGTGACGGCCAAGTTGCATCCGGAGACGCACGTATACGTCGGACAGGCGAAGACGTTTGTCGTCGATATGGGCAAAGCTCATTTCTTCGACCCGCAGACGCAGCGGCGTATTTCCCTGGAAATTTAA
- a CDS encoding carbohydrate ABC transporter permease gives MTLFFAIAIPILLFWVFITILPLYWMVVGSVQDSSISATYQPKLIPDPWSLAPLARFFDKTSAWRWLFNSLFVSSVLTVTNVFLASLAGYAFAKLKFPGRSSIFWVLLTTMMIPSQVTLIPLYILVINVFDIGNTYTAILLPSIVTVGNIFLMKQYMSTLPSSLIAAARIDACSEFGIFWKVILPMAKPGLAVLAIFTFVASWNDFFWPLLVTNSDSMRTVQVGLASFVFADSTDYGAIMAGATVGSLPMIVLFFSLQKYFLQGITIGAVKG, from the coding sequence ATGACGCTGTTTTTTGCCATCGCCATACCCATCTTGCTGTTCTGGGTATTTATCACGATTCTGCCTTTGTATTGGATGGTGGTCGGTTCGGTGCAGGACAGCTCCATCTCCGCCACCTATCAGCCGAAGCTCATTCCCGATCCGTGGTCTCTGGCGCCCTTGGCGCGCTTCTTCGACAAAACATCGGCTTGGCGCTGGCTGTTCAACTCCCTGTTCGTGTCCAGCGTCCTGACGGTGACCAACGTATTTCTGGCCTCGCTGGCCGGGTACGCTTTTGCCAAACTGAAATTTCCGGGGCGGAGCAGCATCTTCTGGGTGCTGCTGACCACGATGATGATTCCTTCGCAGGTGACGCTGATCCCGTTGTATATTCTCGTGATTAACGTCTTCGACATCGGCAATACCTATACGGCGATCCTGCTGCCGTCGATCGTCACCGTAGGCAATATTTTTCTGATGAAGCAGTACATGTCGACGCTGCCTTCCTCGCTGATCGCGGCCGCGCGCATCGACGCCTGCAGCGAATTCGGCATCTTCTGGAAGGTCATTCTGCCGATGGCGAAGCCCGGTCTGGCCGTTCTGGCGATCTTCACGTTTGTCGCTTCCTGGAACGACTTCTTCTGGCCGCTCTTGGTGACCAATTCGGACAGCATGCGCACGGTCCAGGTGGGACTCGCTTCCTTCGTGTTCGCGGATTCGACGGACTACGGCGCCATTATGGCGGGAGCGACAGTCGGGTCCCTGCCGATGATTGTGTTGTTCTTCTCCCTGCAGAAATACTTCTTGCAAGGCATTACGATCGGCGCGGTAAAAGGATAG
- a CDS encoding carbohydrate ABC transporter permease — protein MAARWIREYGWAYLFILAPVLLFLTFTLYPVVQAFLMSFQHYDILDSTWVGLDNYTRMVQDDIFWKSMKNTVIFTVATVPVNIGITFALAFLISKMRQSHQTFYKAALYLPAVASGVTMSIVWMKMFDPTAGGLLNQFLGWFGIEPVIWLGKSSTALFSIILMNWLSSHGSGIILYLAAMGGIPKSLYEAADIDHASPWTKFARITWPLLKPTTLYLLVTGVITSFQVFIAIYLMTQGGPNFATTTIAYLIYETAFKFYDFGLASAQSFVLAGIIVIVAVIQFKAFSSDIEY, from the coding sequence ATGGCGGCAAGATGGATCAGGGAATACGGGTGGGCGTATCTGTTTATTTTGGCGCCGGTCCTGCTGTTCCTGACTTTTACGTTATATCCCGTCGTCCAGGCCTTTTTGATGAGTTTCCAGCATTACGACATTCTGGATTCCACCTGGGTGGGACTGGATAACTACACGCGGATGGTGCAGGACGACATCTTCTGGAAGTCCATGAAGAACACGGTGATTTTCACCGTCGCCACCGTTCCCGTCAATATCGGCATCACGTTTGCGCTGGCGTTTCTGATCTCCAAGATGCGGCAGTCGCACCAGACGTTCTACAAAGCGGCCCTGTATCTGCCCGCAGTCGCATCCGGGGTGACGATGTCCATCGTGTGGATGAAAATGTTCGATCCGACCGCCGGCGGGCTGCTGAACCAGTTCCTGGGATGGTTCGGCATCGAGCCGGTCATCTGGCTGGGCAAGAGCAGCACGGCGCTGTTCTCCATCATCCTGATGAACTGGCTCAGCTCGCACGGTTCGGGCATCATCCTGTACCTGGCCGCGATGGGGGGCATTCCGAAGTCGCTGTACGAGGCCGCCGATATCGACCATGCGAGCCCGTGGACCAAGTTCGCCCGCATCACTTGGCCGCTGCTCAAGCCGACGACGCTGTATTTGCTTGTCACCGGCGTCATCACGTCGTTCCAGGTGTTTATCGCCATTTATCTCATGACGCAGGGCGGTCCGAACTTCGCCACGACGACCATCGCATATTTGATCTATGAAACCGCATTCAAATTTTACGATTTCGGTCTCGCTTCTGCCCAATCGTTCGTCCTGGCGGGCATTATCGTCATCGTGGCGGTTATTCAATTCAAAGCGTTCTCGAGCGACATCGAGTACTAG
- a CDS encoding ABC transporter substrate-binding protein: protein MKKSLLLTSASLLLVMTACSNGSSDNSSSASPSPGSSAKAEAKPDTVKVWTYPVHATYEDDLKALIADFNKQYPHIKVEYEMLSWAEGPKKFDVALNSGNPPDLYFHSVDGQYVATGLAIELDKYLTPEIKEDYLPGTLELGQIQGKQYGLPIYQYQWAWGGNKRLLEEAGIDWQKIQKQGWTWSEFLAAAEKLTKKRPDGSTQYALTTDGNGANNDFIELLTKNAGIPDVLDKDGNFQLGDQRVLKTMQFIKTLLDKGYMPKETAALDAKKRTDMFYAGQTAILSKAIPYYDVTIQNRNKDIDAGKIQGEKIDFVLLPVPHADDAKPGTVMGGEGYVAFRQKKDQGEEHARNTFLVMEALSGAKAGNSANELCLPFVRKSQQKEFEGKGKANPVNLEAANIMAANRVNPVVLSLDVTKADKMKQFKEQVLKPNMQALYAGEKTPEAIAETFKTEGKKFFGQ, encoded by the coding sequence ATGAAGAAAAGCTTGCTCCTGACTTCCGCATCGCTGCTTCTGGTCATGACCGCTTGCAGCAACGGTTCCTCGGACAACAGCAGCTCGGCCAGCCCCAGCCCCGGCTCCAGCGCCAAAGCGGAAGCGAAGCCGGATACGGTCAAGGTCTGGACGTATCCGGTGCACGCCACATACGAGGACGATTTGAAAGCGCTAATCGCCGATTTTAACAAGCAATACCCGCACATCAAGGTGGAATACGAGATGCTCTCCTGGGCGGAGGGGCCGAAGAAATTCGACGTCGCCCTCAACTCGGGCAATCCGCCGGACCTGTATTTCCACAGCGTGGACGGCCAATACGTCGCGACCGGTCTGGCGATTGAGCTGGACAAATATCTCACGCCGGAGATTAAAGAGGATTATTTGCCGGGCACGCTGGAGCTCGGCCAGATTCAGGGCAAGCAATATGGGCTTCCGATATACCAGTACCAATGGGCATGGGGCGGCAACAAGCGGCTGCTGGAGGAAGCGGGCATCGATTGGCAAAAGATTCAGAAGCAGGGATGGACGTGGAGCGAGTTCCTCGCTGCCGCGGAGAAGCTGACCAAGAAGCGTCCGGACGGCAGCACGCAGTATGCGCTGACGACCGACGGCAACGGCGCGAACAACGACTTTATCGAGCTGCTGACGAAAAACGCCGGCATCCCGGACGTGCTGGACAAGGACGGCAACTTCCAGTTGGGCGACCAGCGCGTGCTGAAGACGATGCAGTTCATCAAGACGCTGCTGGATAAGGGGTATATGCCGAAGGAAACGGCGGCGCTGGACGCGAAAAAGCGGACGGATATGTTCTACGCCGGCCAGACGGCGATTCTCTCCAAGGCGATTCCCTACTATGACGTCACGATCCAGAACCGCAACAAAGACATCGACGCCGGCAAAATTCAAGGGGAGAAGATCGATTTCGTCCTGTTGCCCGTTCCCCATGCGGACGACGCGAAACCGGGCACGGTCATGGGCGGCGAAGGCTATGTCGCCTTCCGTCAGAAGAAGGATCAAGGGGAGGAGCACGCGAGAAACACGTTCCTCGTAATGGAGGCGCTCAGCGGCGCCAAAGCCGGCAATTCCGCCAACGAGCTGTGTCTGCCGTTCGTGCGCAAGTCGCAGCAGAAGGAATTCGAGGGCAAAGGCAAAGCGAACCCGGTCAATCTCGAAGCGGCCAACATCATGGCGGCCAACCGCGTCAATCCGGTCGTGCTGAGTCTCGACGTGACGAAAGCCGACAAGATGAAGCAGTTTAAAGAGCAGGTGCTGAAGCCGAATATGCAGGCGCTGTACGCGGGAGAGAAGACCCCGGAGGCGATTGCGGAGACGTTCAAAACCGAAGGGAAAAAGTTTTTCGGGCAATAA
- a CDS encoding MurR/RpiR family transcriptional regulator, which produces MKGGLIRLREAIDQLSPSERKVADYIMQNPAEMITLSVAQLAARSGSSQAAIIRMCKSLGIGSYQELKLKVAGDLRDMESTGYQDIKPGETIAGIIQTVSNNNIQSIRDTVNILDANMVEQAVLALDRAKRIFFFGVGASNLIAMDAQQKFLRINKTSMSFSDIHVQLTTAVTMTEEDVAVGISYSGETKEVIRALSIAKEQGCRTISITKYGENTLSKRADIPLYTSSTDYPIRSGAMASRITQLNLVDILYLGVASRNYEKTVSYLEKTRQAIKNL; this is translated from the coding sequence TTGAAGGGCGGTTTAATCCGGTTGCGCGAAGCGATCGATCAGCTTAGTCCGTCCGAGCGCAAGGTTGCCGATTACATCATGCAGAATCCGGCGGAGATGATCACGCTGTCCGTTGCGCAACTGGCTGCCCGCAGCGGTTCCAGTCAGGCCGCCATCATCCGAATGTGCAAATCTTTAGGCATCGGCAGCTATCAGGAGCTGAAGCTGAAGGTCGCCGGTGATCTTCGGGACATGGAATCGACCGGCTATCAGGACATCAAGCCGGGCGAGACGATCGCAGGCATCATCCAGACGGTGAGCAACAACAACATTCAATCGATCAGGGACACGGTCAACATTTTGGACGCGAACATGGTCGAGCAGGCCGTTCTGGCGCTGGACCGGGCGAAGCGCATTTTCTTCTTCGGCGTCGGCGCATCCAATCTGATCGCGATGGACGCTCAGCAGAAGTTTCTCCGGATCAACAAGACGAGCATGTCGTTCTCCGACATCCACGTTCAGCTCACCACGGCGGTGACGATGACGGAGGAAGACGTCGCGGTCGGCATCTCGTATTCGGGGGAGACGAAGGAAGTGATCCGCGCGCTGTCCATCGCCAAGGAGCAGGGCTGCCGCACGATCAGCATCACCAAATACGGCGAAAACACGCTCAGCAAACGGGCGGATATCCCCTTGTACACGTCGTCCACGGATTATCCGATCCGCAGCGGCGCGATGGCCTCCAGGATTACGCAGCTCAATCTGGTGGATATTCTCTACCTGGGCGTGGCCAGCCGGAATTACGAGAAGACGGTTTCGTATCTGGAAAAAACGCGACAGGCCATCAAAAACCTATAG
- a CDS encoding BadF/BadG/BcrA/BcrD ATPase family protein → MRYVIGMDGGGTKTELAALSPQGLPLAKAWGFSTNPYSVSVEAAVREIVRLMEELSRAPELAGMSPAGLCIGMAGVDSEREKQGVLRPLLPALRERGFGDMPVHILSEAEITLMAALGRPYGVLVISGTGSIAKALTPDGSTYRAGGWGHLLGDEGSGYAIGLRALQAAMRSFDGVADTELLPMILSERGYASPAELKQYVYRKDTSKSDIAAFCELCVRAAEAGDAEAARIVGEEAEKLGDTALALLRKDPALPSLEVVLAGSVFQRSELFRSAFARKLAAVYPQLRIALPQSSRSPAEGAALLALRLL, encoded by the coding sequence ATGCGATATGTTATCGGCATGGATGGCGGCGGAACCAAGACGGAGCTGGCGGCCCTCTCCCCGCAAGGGCTACCGTTGGCCAAAGCCTGGGGGTTTTCCACCAACCCCTACTCCGTCTCGGTCGAGGCGGCCGTGCGGGAGATCGTCAGACTGATGGAGGAGCTGTCCCGCGCCCCGGAGCTCGCGGGCATGAGCCCGGCCGGCTTGTGCATCGGCATGGCCGGCGTGGACTCGGAGCGGGAGAAGCAAGGCGTCCTGCGCCCGCTGCTGCCCGCCCTGCGCGAGAGAGGATTCGGAGATATGCCCGTGCACATTTTGTCCGAGGCGGAGATCACGTTGATGGCTGCATTGGGCCGGCCGTACGGCGTTCTTGTCATCTCGGGCACGGGTTCGATCGCGAAAGCGCTGACACCCGACGGGTCAACCTACCGCGCCGGCGGATGGGGCCATCTGCTCGGCGACGAAGGCAGCGGCTACGCCATCGGCTTGCGCGCCCTGCAGGCGGCGATGCGAAGCTTCGACGGCGTCGCGGACACGGAGCTGCTCCCCATGATTCTGAGCGAACGCGGGTATGCGTCGCCCGCCGAGTTGAAGCAATACGTATACCGGAAGGACACGTCCAAGTCCGACATCGCGGCGTTCTGCGAGCTGTGCGTGCGCGCGGCGGAGGCGGGAGACGCCGAAGCGGCGCGCATCGTCGGGGAAGAGGCGGAGAAGCTGGGCGACACGGCGCTTGCGCTGCTGCGCAAAGACCCCGCGCTGCCGAGCCTGGAGGTCGTGCTGGCGGGGTCCGTGTTTCAGCGCTCGGAGCTGTTCCGCTCCGCGTTCGCACGGAAGCTCGCGGCCGTCTACCCGCAGTTGCGGATCGCGCTCCCGCAATCATCCAGATCCCCGGCGGAAGGCGCCGCGCTGCTGGCTCTGCGTTTACTTTGA
- the murQ gene encoding N-acetylmuramic acid 6-phosphate etherase gives MISHELLNHLTTEQQNPDSMRIDQLPTEQIVSLINEEDAKVAGAVRRIIPQIAQAVDRIVDSFRQGGRLFYVGAGTSGRLGILDASECPPTFGTDPSMVQGMIAGGFRAIKDPIEGAEDSSQNGAADINEAGVRQGDTVVGIAASGRTPYVLGAMQQARLNGAYVIGLCNNEDTPMRQYADLCLEAVVGPEVILGSTRMKAGTAQKMILNMLSTAAMVRIGKVYQNLMVDLNPSNEKLVFRAKRIISLATGASDEEIEKAFRDSDQQAKTAIVMLLAGVSAEEARARLEAAGGFVNRALQLGDNGSST, from the coding sequence ATGATCTCTCATGAGCTTCTGAACCATCTGACCACCGAGCAGCAAAATCCCGACAGCATGCGGATCGACCAGCTTCCGACGGAGCAGATCGTCAGTCTCATCAACGAGGAGGACGCCAAGGTCGCCGGAGCCGTGCGGCGGATCATTCCGCAGATCGCCCAAGCCGTCGACCGGATCGTCGATTCCTTCCGGCAGGGAGGCCGGCTGTTCTACGTCGGGGCCGGCACCAGCGGCCGGCTCGGCATTCTGGACGCGTCCGAATGCCCGCCTACCTTCGGGACCGATCCGTCCATGGTGCAAGGCATGATCGCGGGCGGCTTCCGCGCGATCAAGGACCCGATCGAGGGGGCCGAGGACAGCTCGCAGAACGGCGCGGCCGACATTAACGAGGCGGGCGTGCGCCAGGGCGACACCGTCGTCGGCATCGCCGCCAGCGGCCGGACGCCTTACGTCCTCGGCGCCATGCAGCAAGCCCGGCTTAACGGCGCCTACGTGATCGGGCTGTGCAACAACGAGGACACGCCGATGCGCCAATATGCCGATCTCTGCCTCGAAGCGGTCGTCGGCCCCGAGGTCATCCTCGGCTCGACCCGCATGAAGGCGGGAACCGCGCAGAAGATGATCCTGAACATGCTGTCGACCGCCGCCATGGTGCGCATCGGCAAAGTCTATCAAAACCTGATGGTGGACCTGAACCCTTCCAACGAGAAGCTCGTGTTCCGCGCGAAGCGGATCATCTCTCTGGCCACCGGAGCTTCCGACGAAGAGATCGAGAAGGCGTTCCGCGACTCGGACCAGCAGGCGAAGACGGCGATCGTCATGCTTCTGGCCGGCGTCTCCGCCGAAGAAGCCCGGGCCCGGCTGGAGGCGGCGGGCGGCTTCGTCAATCGGGCGCTGCAGCTCGGGGACAACGGCTCGTCAACGTAA